From the genome of Paraburkholderia aromaticivorans, one region includes:
- a CDS encoding glycoside hydrolase family 15 protein, translating to MPANIEDYALVGDGHTAALISREGSVDWLCWPRFDSGACFAALLGTPGNGRWLISPVSDTPPAITRRYRGETLILETHFETPEGAVTLVDFMPPGNGWSELVRIVVGQRGTVRMKMELVLRFDYGFSIPWVDRLKHDSGIKAIAGPDNAVLRTPVELRGEDMKTVAEFTVSEGERVPFSLAYSPSHLRIPPARDPHTSLARTENHWLEWSARGTVEGRWAEPIRRSLITLKALAYEPTGGIVAAPTTSLPEQLGGTRNWDYRYCWLRDATITLLAMMRGGYFDEARAWRSWLGRVMAGAPDQLQIMYGIAGERRLPEFELDWLPGYQGAKPVRIGNNAVDQRQLDVYGEVMNALHLARVGGLQADDTAWNVQRALLSHLDTIWREPDEGIWETRGGRQHFTFSKVMAWVAYDRAIRSAEMFQLDGPLDEWRATRAQIHAEVCEKAWNPALNAFSQCYGTNELDASVLLMPLLGFLPPLDPRVKGTVAAIEKDLMHDGFVMRYRTTEYDDGLPPGEGTFLACSFWMVDNLALQGRLDEAIAMYERLLALCNDVGLLAEEYDPGAKRLVGNFPQAFSHVALVHTGLNLMKHEQAMAQATGQPVHNGNGPSELDAAATPDSGAATSPLA from the coding sequence ATGCCCGCAAACATCGAAGACTATGCGCTCGTCGGCGACGGCCACACGGCCGCGCTCATCTCCCGCGAAGGCTCCGTCGACTGGCTCTGCTGGCCGCGCTTCGATTCCGGCGCCTGCTTCGCCGCCCTGCTCGGCACGCCCGGCAACGGCCGCTGGCTGATCTCGCCGGTCTCGGACACGCCGCCCGCCATCACCCGCCGCTATCGCGGCGAAACGCTGATCCTCGAAACCCATTTCGAGACGCCGGAGGGCGCCGTCACGCTAGTCGATTTCATGCCGCCGGGTAACGGCTGGTCGGAACTGGTGCGGATCGTCGTCGGCCAGCGCGGCACGGTGCGCATGAAGATGGAGCTGGTGCTGCGCTTCGATTACGGCTTTTCGATTCCGTGGGTCGACCGCCTCAAGCATGACAGCGGCATCAAGGCGATCGCCGGCCCGGATAACGCCGTGCTGCGCACGCCGGTCGAGTTGCGCGGCGAGGACATGAAGACGGTGGCCGAGTTCACCGTCAGCGAAGGCGAGCGAGTGCCGTTCTCGCTGGCTTATTCGCCCTCGCATCTGCGTATTCCGCCCGCGCGCGACCCACACACGTCGCTCGCGCGCACCGAGAACCACTGGCTCGAATGGTCGGCGCGCGGCACGGTGGAAGGACGCTGGGCCGAACCGATCCGCCGTTCGCTGATTACGCTCAAGGCGCTCGCCTACGAGCCGACCGGCGGCATCGTCGCGGCGCCCACGACCTCGCTGCCGGAGCAGCTCGGCGGCACCCGCAACTGGGACTACCGCTACTGCTGGCTGCGCGACGCCACCATCACGCTGCTCGCGATGATGCGCGGCGGCTACTTCGACGAAGCACGCGCGTGGCGCTCCTGGCTCGGCCGCGTGATGGCCGGTGCGCCGGACCAGTTGCAGATCATGTACGGCATCGCGGGCGAGCGGCGCCTGCCCGAGTTCGAGCTCGACTGGCTGCCCGGCTATCAGGGCGCGAAACCGGTGCGGATCGGCAATAACGCGGTCGATCAGCGTCAGCTCGACGTCTACGGCGAAGTGATGAACGCGCTGCATCTCGCGCGGGTCGGCGGCCTGCAGGCGGACGACACCGCGTGGAACGTGCAACGCGCGCTGCTCTCCCACCTCGACACGATCTGGCGGGAACCCGACGAAGGTATCTGGGAAACGCGCGGCGGCCGTCAGCATTTCACCTTCTCGAAGGTCATGGCGTGGGTTGCATACGACCGCGCCATCAGGTCGGCGGAGATGTTCCAGCTCGACGGCCCGCTCGACGAATGGCGCGCCACCCGCGCGCAAATCCACGCGGAAGTCTGCGAAAAGGCGTGGAACCCCGCGCTCAACGCGTTCTCGCAGTGCTACGGCACCAACGAGCTCGACGCCAGCGTGCTGCTGATGCCGCTGCTAGGGTTTCTGCCGCCGCTCGATCCGCGCGTCAAGGGCACCGTGGCGGCCATCGAGAAGGATTTGATGCACGACGGTTTCGTGATGCGCTACCGCACTACCGAATACGACGACGGCCTGCCGCCGGGCGAAGGCACGTTTCTCGCTTGCTCATTCTGGATGGTGGACAACCTGGCGCTGCAAGGCCGGCTGGACGAAGCGATCGCAATGTATGAGCGGCTGCTCGCGCTTTGCAACGATGTCGGCTTGCTCGCGGAAGAGTACGATCCGGGGGCAAAGCGCCTCGTCGGCAATTTTCCGCAGGCTTTTTCGCATGTGGCCCTCGTGCACACCGGCCTGAACCTGATGAAACACGAACAGGCGATGGCGCAGGCGACAGGGCAACCCGTCCATAACGGCAACGGACCATCGGAACTTGATGCTGCGGCAACCCCCGATAGCGGCGCGGCAACATCGCCACTAGCATGA
- the nth gene encoding endonuclease III, translating into MNANKRRAIYETLQSLNPHPTTELEYTTPFELLIAVLLSAQATDVSVNKAMRKMFPVANTPQKVVDLGEEGVAGYIKTIGLYRTKAKNVIATCRILLDQYGGEVPENREALESLPGVGRKTANVILNTAFGHPTIAVDTHIFRVANRTGLAPGKDVRAVEAALEKFTPAEFRQDAHHWLILHGRYVCKARRPECWHCVIEPLCEFRPKTPAPDL; encoded by the coding sequence ATGAACGCGAACAAACGCCGCGCCATCTACGAGACGCTTCAAAGTCTCAACCCGCATCCGACCACCGAGCTCGAGTACACCACTCCGTTCGAACTGCTGATCGCCGTGCTGCTGTCCGCGCAGGCCACCGACGTGTCGGTCAACAAAGCCATGCGCAAGATGTTCCCGGTCGCGAACACGCCGCAGAAGGTTGTCGATCTCGGCGAAGAAGGCGTGGCCGGATACATCAAGACCATCGGCCTCTATCGCACCAAGGCGAAGAACGTCATTGCGACCTGCCGCATTCTGCTCGATCAGTACGGCGGCGAAGTGCCCGAGAATCGCGAAGCGCTCGAAAGTCTGCCGGGCGTCGGACGGAAAACGGCCAATGTGATTCTCAACACGGCGTTCGGTCATCCGACCATCGCAGTCGACACGCACATCTTTCGGGTTGCGAATCGAACCGGTCTCGCGCCCGGCAAAGACGTTCGCGCAGTCGAAGCGGCACTGGAGAAATTCACCCCCGCCGAATTCAGGCAGGACGCGCATCACTGGTTGATCCTGCACGGCCGTTATGTCTGCAAGGCGCGGCGGCCCGAATGCTGGCATTGCGTGATCGAGCCGCTCTGCGAGTTCCGGCCGAAAACACCGGCGCCGGATCTGTGA
- a CDS encoding DUF3096 domain-containing protein, whose amino-acid sequence MNVTLSLGPLVSLIAGILILVMPRLLNYIVALYLIIIGIIGIFGVGASHF is encoded by the coding sequence ATGAACGTCACACTCAGTTTGGGCCCGCTGGTTTCGTTGATCGCCGGTATTCTGATTCTTGTCATGCCGCGCCTGTTGAACTACATCGTCGCGCTCTATCTGATCATCATCGGCATCATTGGCATTTTTGGCGTGGGGGCTTCGCACTTCTGA
- a CDS encoding DUF1841 family protein, which translates to MFNPSRDEVRLFFTDTWRKQRQGEILTPLEAIAADWIVEHPEYHADLTDGDAAQAQDYSPERGQTNPFLHLSMHLAITEQLSIDQPPGIRAAHERLAARLGSTHEAQHAIMDCLGETIWEAQRTGMPPDTDAYLQRIERRATRD; encoded by the coding sequence ATGTTCAATCCCAGCCGCGACGAAGTTCGTCTCTTCTTCACCGACACCTGGCGCAAACAGCGTCAAGGTGAAATTCTGACGCCGCTGGAGGCCATCGCCGCCGACTGGATCGTCGAGCATCCCGAATACCACGCCGATCTGACCGACGGCGACGCCGCCCAGGCGCAGGACTACTCGCCCGAGCGCGGGCAGACCAACCCGTTCCTGCATCTGTCGATGCACCTGGCCATTACCGAACAGTTGTCGATCGATCAGCCGCCCGGCATTCGCGCGGCGCACGAACGGCTCGCCGCACGCCTCGGCTCGACCCACGAGGCACAGCACGCCATCATGGACTGTCTTGGCGAAACCATCTGGGAAGCGCAGCGCACCGGCATGCCGCCGGACACGGACGCGTACCTGCAGCGCATCGAGCGGCGCGCCACGCGCGACTAA
- a CDS encoding TetR/AcrR family transcriptional regulator, whose protein sequence is MNQPKIKRDPEGTRRRILLAAAEEFANGGLFGARVDQIARRAETNERMLYYYFGSKEQLFTAVLEHAFSALNEAERTLELNGIAPVEAITRLAHFVWDYYRDHPELLRLINNENLHEARYMQKSTRIREMISPIVATLGGILERGQRAGLFRANVDPLRFYVTLSGMGYYIVSNRFTLEATLGRDFSSASERSEVIQMNTELLLAYLLRK, encoded by the coding sequence ATGAATCAGCCGAAAATCAAAAGAGATCCTGAAGGCACACGGCGCCGCATTCTGCTTGCGGCGGCCGAAGAGTTTGCAAATGGTGGGCTATTCGGCGCGCGCGTCGATCAGATCGCCCGCCGCGCGGAAACGAATGAACGCATGCTCTATTACTACTTCGGTAGCAAGGAGCAGCTTTTTACCGCCGTACTCGAGCACGCGTTCAGCGCGCTCAATGAAGCGGAGCGCACGCTCGAACTCAACGGCATCGCGCCGGTCGAGGCGATTACGCGTCTTGCGCATTTTGTTTGGGATTATTACCGCGATCATCCCGAGTTGCTGCGTCTCATCAACAATGAGAATCTGCATGAAGCGCGCTACATGCAAAAGTCGACGCGCATCCGCGAAATGATCTCGCCGATCGTCGCCACGCTCGGCGGTATTCTCGAGCGCGGCCAGCGCGCGGGGCTGTTTCGCGCCAACGTCGATCCGCTGCGGTTCTATGTCACGCTGTCCGGCATGGGCTACTACATCGTGTCGAACCGCTTCACGCTCGAAGCCACGCTCGGGCGCGATTTCAGCAGCGCGAGCGAGCGCAGCGAAGTGATTCAGATGAACACCGAGTTGCTGCTCGCGTATCTGTTGCGCAAATAA
- the rsxB gene encoding electron transport complex subunit RsxB gives MTEIKTLADRIEDLLPQTQCTKCGYPACRPYAEAVASGEANYNQCPPGGAEGIARLAALLGKPVIPLNSANGVERPRPLAVIDEQVCIGCTLCMQACPVDAIVGAPKQMHTVIAELCTGCDLCVPPCPVDCIALPPVTGEATGWDAWSQAQADAARARHDRREARLAREREAAEARAAARRAGSSPAAQANEATQADAGTPSAAPAAEDAEAKKRAIIQAALERARKKKEELAAKGQGPLNTEQVSADVQAQIDAAEARRRRLGLAGDDSGTPSDKR, from the coding sequence GTGACAGAAATCAAAACACTCGCAGATCGCATCGAAGACCTGCTCCCCCAGACGCAATGCACCAAGTGCGGTTACCCCGCATGCCGCCCCTATGCCGAAGCCGTTGCAAGCGGTGAGGCCAACTACAATCAGTGCCCGCCGGGCGGCGCCGAAGGCATCGCCCGGCTTGCCGCGTTGCTCGGCAAGCCGGTGATTCCGCTCAATTCCGCCAACGGCGTCGAACGGCCGCGTCCGTTGGCGGTTATCGACGAACAAGTTTGCATCGGCTGCACGTTGTGCATGCAGGCATGTCCAGTCGATGCAATAGTTGGCGCACCGAAGCAGATGCACACGGTCATCGCCGAACTCTGTACCGGTTGCGATCTGTGCGTGCCGCCCTGCCCGGTCGATTGCATTGCCTTGCCGCCCGTGACCGGCGAGGCGACCGGTTGGGACGCGTGGAGCCAGGCCCAGGCCGACGCCGCGCGCGCACGCCATGACCGGCGCGAAGCGCGCCTCGCACGCGAACGCGAGGCCGCCGAGGCACGTGCTGCAGCGCGGCGCGCAGGCAGCAGCCCCGCTGCTCAGGCTAACGAAGCAACGCAGGCCGATGCCGGCACGCCATCGGCCGCGCCCGCCGCGGAAGACGCCGAAGCAAAGAAACGCGCGATCATCCAGGCCGCGCTCGAACGCGCCCGCAAGAAAAAGGAAGAATTGGCCGCCAAGGGCCAGGGCCCGCTGAACACCGAGCAAGTGAGCGCCGACGTACAGGCGCAGATCGACGCCGCCGAGGCACGCCGCCGCCGTCTCGGACTCGCCGGGGACGACAGCGGCACGCCGTCCGACAAGCGCTAA
- a CDS encoding polyhydroxyalkanoate depolymerase, which produces MLYQLHEFQRAMLSPLTAWAQAASKSFANPASPLAYVPGATRLSAGYELLYRLGKDYEKPEFNLHQIVKDGHNIPIIEQTIIEKPFCRLMRFKRFADDSDAVTQLKDEPVVLVCAPLSGHHATLLRDTVRTLLQDHKVYLTDWIDARMVPLEAGEFHLDDYVAYIQEFIRHIGAKNLHVISVCQPTVPVLAAISLLASRGEDTPRTMTMMGGPIDARKSPTSVNSLATQHSYEWFENNVIFTVPPNYPGVGRKVYPGFLQHTGFVAMNPERHAASHWDFYQSLLRGDEDDAEAHRRFYDEYNAVLDMDADYYLDTIRVVFQEFSLAEGTWDVSGERVRPQDITRTALFTIEGELDDISGDGQTYAAHELCTGIPETHKRHFTAEKCGHYGIFSGRRWRTIIYPQLRDFILEHNKVTKVAKERVEA; this is translated from the coding sequence ATGCTCTACCAACTGCACGAATTCCAGCGGGCTATGTTGAGCCCCCTCACCGCCTGGGCCCAGGCCGCGTCCAAGTCTTTCGCGAATCCAGCCAGCCCGCTGGCCTATGTGCCGGGCGCCACGCGTCTTTCGGCGGGGTACGAATTGCTCTACCGGCTCGGTAAAGATTACGAAAAGCCCGAGTTCAATCTTCACCAGATTGTGAAAGACGGCCACAACATCCCGATCATCGAGCAGACGATCATCGAGAAGCCGTTTTGCCGCCTGATGCGTTTCAAGCGTTTCGCGGACGACAGCGACGCTGTTACCCAATTGAAAGACGAGCCGGTCGTGCTGGTGTGCGCACCGTTGTCGGGACACCACGCCACGCTGCTGCGTGACACCGTGCGCACATTGCTTCAGGACCACAAGGTCTACCTGACCGACTGGATCGACGCACGCATGGTGCCGCTCGAAGCCGGCGAGTTTCATCTGGACGACTACGTCGCCTACATTCAGGAATTCATCCGCCACATCGGCGCGAAGAATCTGCATGTGATCTCCGTGTGCCAGCCGACCGTGCCGGTGCTCGCCGCCATTTCGCTGCTGGCGAGCCGCGGCGAGGACACGCCGCGCACCATGACCATGATGGGTGGCCCGATCGACGCCCGCAAGAGTCCGACTTCGGTCAACTCGCTCGCCACTCAGCATTCTTACGAATGGTTCGAGAACAACGTGATCTTCACGGTGCCGCCTAATTATCCGGGCGTGGGCCGCAAGGTTTATCCGGGCTTTTTGCAACACACCGGTTTTGTGGCAATGAATCCGGAACGTCACGCGGCATCGCACTGGGATTTCTACCAGAGCCTGCTGCGCGGCGACGAAGACGACGCGGAAGCCCACCGGCGCTTTTACGACGAGTACAACGCGGTGCTCGACATGGACGCGGACTATTACCTCGACACGATCCGGGTCGTGTTCCAGGAGTTCAGCCTTGCCGAAGGCACGTGGGACGTCTCCGGCGAACGGGTGCGACCGCAGGACATTACCAGGACCGCGCTCTTCACGATCGAAGGCGAGCTCGACGATATCTCCGGCGACGGCCAGACCTATGCCGCGCACGAACTGTGCACGGGCATTCCGGAGACGCACAAGCGTCACTTCACGGCTGAAAAGTGCGGGCACTACGGTATTTTCTCGGGACGCCGCTGGCGCACCATCATCTACCCGCAGTTGCGCGACTTTATCCTCGAGCACAACAAGGTGACGAAGGTCGCGAAGGAACGAGTCGAAGCCTGA
- a CDS encoding AAA family ATPase → MRFEGSSQYVATDDLKLAVNAAMTLKRPLLIKGEPGTGKTMLAEEVAAALGMPLLQWHIKSTTKAQQGLYEYDAVSRLRDSQLGDERVKDIRNYIVKGVLWQSFESEQQTVLLIDEIDKADIEFPNDLLRELDRMEFYVYETHELIRAKQRPLVIITSNNEKELPDAFLRRCFFHYIKFPDPVTMQQIVEVHYPGIKKELLAAAMQSFFELRNVAGLKKKPSTSELLDWLKLLLAEDIPPEALRSSDQKQIIPPLHGALLKNEQDVSLFERLIFMNRNNR, encoded by the coding sequence ATGCGTTTCGAAGGCTCATCGCAGTACGTCGCCACCGACGACCTCAAGCTCGCGGTCAATGCCGCGATGACGCTCAAGCGCCCGTTGCTGATCAAAGGCGAACCCGGCACGGGCAAAACCATGCTCGCCGAAGAAGTCGCCGCCGCGCTCGGCATGCCGCTTTTGCAGTGGCACATCAAGTCCACCACCAAGGCGCAGCAGGGCCTGTACGAGTACGACGCGGTGTCGCGCCTGCGCGATTCGCAGCTCGGCGACGAGCGCGTCAAGGACATCCGCAACTACATCGTCAAGGGCGTGCTGTGGCAGTCGTTCGAGTCGGAGCAGCAAACGGTGCTGCTGATCGACGAGATCGACAAGGCCGACATCGAATTCCCGAACGACCTGCTGCGCGAACTCGACCGCATGGAGTTCTATGTGTACGAGACGCACGAGCTGATCCGCGCCAAACAGCGCCCGCTCGTGATCATCACCTCGAACAACGAAAAGGAACTGCCCGACGCGTTCTTGCGCCGCTGCTTCTTCCACTACATCAAGTTCCCCGACCCGGTCACCATGCAGCAGATCGTCGAGGTGCACTATCCCGGCATCAAGAAGGAACTGCTCGCGGCCGCCATGCAGAGCTTTTTCGAGCTGCGCAACGTCGCCGGATTGAAGAAGAAGCCGTCCACCTCGGAGTTGCTCGACTGGCTCAAGCTGCTGCTCGCCGAAGATATTCCGCCCGAAGCGCTGCGCTCGTCCGACCAGAAGCAGATCATTCCGCCGCTGCATGGCGCGCTGCTGAAGAACGAGCAGGACGTGAGCCTGTTCGAGCGGCTCATTTTCATGAACCGCAACAACCGTTGA
- a CDS encoding vWA domain-containing protein yields the protein MLIDFFYSLRAAKLPVSVKEYLTLLEALKANVIAPSLDEFYYLARMTLVKDEQYFDKFDQAFGAYFNGVAQASELAFDVPLDWLKKKLQRDLSPEEKAQIEAMGGLDKLMERLKELFDEQKERHEGGNKWIGTGGTSPFGNGGYNPEGVRIGGDAAGNRTAVKVWEARAYRDYDDQVEIGTRNIKVALRRLRRFAREGAAEELDLPDTIRSTAANAGWLDLKMVPERHNKVKVLMLLDVGGSMDDHIKRTEELFSAAKAEFKHLEFYYFHNCVYDFLWKNNRRRHAERMPTWDVLHKFTPDYKLIFVGDATMSPYEVLQPGGSVEYNNAEAGAVWLRRLADHFPHHAWLNPEPEGLWAYRQSVSAIREVLGHRMYPLTLAGLETAMRTLSK from the coding sequence ATGCTGATCGACTTTTTCTACTCGCTGCGCGCCGCCAAGCTGCCGGTCTCGGTGAAGGAATACCTGACGCTGCTCGAGGCGCTCAAAGCCAACGTGATCGCACCGTCGCTCGACGAGTTCTACTATCTCGCGCGCATGACGCTCGTCAAAGACGAGCAATATTTCGACAAGTTCGACCAGGCGTTCGGCGCCTACTTCAATGGCGTCGCGCAAGCCTCGGAGCTCGCTTTCGACGTCCCGCTCGACTGGCTGAAGAAAAAACTCCAACGCGATCTGTCGCCGGAAGAAAAAGCGCAGATCGAAGCGATGGGCGGCCTCGACAAGCTGATGGAGCGCCTGAAAGAGCTGTTCGACGAACAGAAGGAGCGCCACGAGGGCGGCAACAAGTGGATCGGCACCGGCGGCACGTCGCCGTTCGGCAATGGCGGCTACAACCCGGAGGGCGTGCGCATCGGCGGCGACGCGGCGGGCAACCGCACCGCCGTCAAGGTCTGGGAAGCCCGCGCCTATCGCGATTACGACGATCAGGTGGAAATCGGCACGCGCAACATCAAAGTCGCGCTGCGCCGCCTGCGCCGTTTCGCCCGCGAAGGCGCCGCCGAAGAGCTCGATCTGCCCGACACGATCCGCAGCACCGCCGCGAATGCCGGCTGGCTCGACCTGAAGATGGTGCCCGAGCGCCACAACAAGGTGAAAGTGCTGATGCTGCTCGACGTGGGCGGCTCGATGGACGATCACATCAAACGCACCGAGGAGTTGTTCTCCGCCGCGAAAGCCGAGTTCAAGCATCTCGAGTTTTATTACTTCCACAACTGCGTGTACGACTTCCTGTGGAAGAACAACCGCCGCCGTCACGCCGAGCGCATGCCGACGTGGGACGTGCTGCACAAGTTCACGCCCGACTACAAGCTGATCTTCGTCGGCGACGCCACGATGAGCCCATACGAAGTGCTGCAGCCGGGCGGTTCGGTGGAGTACAACAACGCCGAAGCCGGCGCGGTATGGCTGCGCCGGCTCGCCGATCATTTCCCTCATCACGCGTGGCTCAATCCCGAGCCGGAAGGCCTGTGGGCGTACCGGCAGTCGGTCAGCGCGATCCGCGAAGTGCTCGGCCACCGCATGTATCCGCTCACGCTCGCCGGCCTCGAGACGGCGATGCGCACTCTGAGCAAATAA
- a CDS encoding lactonase family protein, with protein MLRRHRAAMRAVAGSHPPSDCSSWRAEQAAPPRCARSIIKGFVLMVSIVASHAFAQDSGPVPADGVYDILVGTYTGARSEGLYVYRFDTKTGEATRVSVAQTVNPSYLAVSRDRRFVYAVNELPGDNGPATQRGGISAFRFDAASGQLTFLNKVSADGNDPCYLSLSPDGKYLLSANYSVAADPGGSFAVFPLQADGQVGASVLTVHHEGGGPVKGRQDNSHVHSTVFSPDGRYLFAQDLGADKLYSYRYTPDGSRGLFGPTDSRYTQEKAGTGPRHLVFGADGKHAYLTSELAATVSTFNYADGKLTQVQTLPLTEPGFKGAVGAAAIHLSPDGRFLYATNRGDANEIVIFSVDPTNGHLKKIGHQSSLGKSPREFAIDPTGNWLIVGNQNSDSVYVFKRDPQSGLLEANPKHFELGSPVDFKLVSPS; from the coding sequence ATGCTTCGTCGTCACCGGGCCGCGATGCGTGCCGTCGCAGGTTCTCACCCGCCTTCTGATTGCAGTTCATGGCGCGCGGAGCAGGCTGCTCCACCGCGCTGCGCCCGCTCGATAATAAAAGGTTTTGTGCTCATGGTCTCGATTGTTGCTTCGCATGCGTTTGCGCAAGATTCCGGCCCGGTTCCCGCCGACGGCGTCTATGACATCCTGGTCGGCACCTATACGGGCGCCAGGAGCGAAGGCCTGTACGTGTATCGCTTCGACACGAAGACGGGCGAAGCGACGCGCGTCTCGGTCGCGCAGACGGTCAACCCGTCGTACCTCGCGGTGAGCCGCGATCGCCGCTTCGTGTACGCGGTCAACGAATTGCCCGGCGACAACGGCCCGGCCACGCAGCGCGGCGGCATCAGCGCGTTTCGTTTCGACGCCGCGAGCGGCCAGCTGACGTTCCTCAACAAGGTGTCGGCGGACGGCAATGATCCGTGCTATCTGAGTCTGTCGCCGGACGGCAAATATCTGCTGAGCGCCAACTATTCGGTGGCGGCCGACCCCGGCGGCAGCTTCGCCGTGTTCCCGTTGCAGGCCGACGGCCAGGTCGGCGCGTCGGTGCTCACGGTGCATCACGAAGGCGGCGGCCCGGTGAAGGGCCGCCAGGACAATTCGCATGTTCACTCCACCGTGTTCTCGCCGGACGGCCGCTATCTGTTCGCGCAGGATCTCGGCGCGGACAAGCTGTACTCGTACCGCTACACGCCTGATGGCAGCCGCGGCCTGTTCGGCCCGACCGACTCGCGCTACACCCAGGAAAAAGCGGGCACCGGTCCGCGCCATCTGGTGTTCGGCGCGGACGGCAAGCACGCCTATCTGACCAGCGAACTGGCCGCCACGGTCAGCACGTTCAATTACGCCGACGGCAAGCTCACGCAGGTGCAAACGCTGCCCCTGACCGAGCCGGGCTTCAAGGGCGCGGTGGGCGCGGCGGCAATCCATCTTTCGCCGGACGGGCGTTTTCTGTATGCCACCAATCGTGGCGATGCGAACGAAATCGTGATCTTTTCAGTCGATCCGACCAACGGGCACCTGAAGAAGATCGGGCATCAATCGAGCCTTGGCAAATCGCCGCGCGAATTCGCGATCGACCCGACCGGCAACTGGCTGATCGTCGGCAATCAGAACAGCGATAGCGTGTACGTGTTCAAGCGCGACCCGCAGAGCGGTCTGCTCGAAGCGAATCCGAAGCACTTCGAGCTGGGCTCGCCGGTGGACTTCAAGCTGGTCTCGCCGTCGTGA
- a CDS encoding c-type cytochrome, producing MNKFVGKHVVIAALSVLAGYAASAQAADVVGNAKAGQGKVAMCIGCHGIPEYRTAYPEVYRVPMLGGQNQAYLENALHGYKKGDRHFETMRAITASLSDQDIADIAAYYAAQNSSSKSNPDK from the coding sequence ATGAATAAATTCGTTGGCAAACACGTCGTGATCGCAGCGCTGTCGGTGCTCGCGGGCTATGCGGCCAGTGCGCAGGCAGCGGATGTCGTCGGCAACGCTAAGGCGGGCCAAGGCAAGGTCGCGATGTGTATCGGCTGCCACGGCATCCCTGAATACCGCACGGCTTACCCTGAGGTCTACCGCGTGCCGATGCTCGGCGGCCAGAATCAGGCGTACCTCGAAAACGCGCTGCACGGCTACAAGAAGGGCGACCGTCATTTCGAAACGATGCGCGCCATCACCGCGTCGCTGTCGGATCAGGACATCGCCGACATCGCTGCCTACTACGCGGCGCAAAATTCCTCTTCGAAGAGCAATCCCGACAAGTGA
- a CDS encoding c-type cytochrome, with the protein MNKPQQALHTVFKAACASAAVIGLVAANLAHAADAGNGKVLADSHNCAACHGVNLNKPVSPEYPKLAGQHSDYVYWSLRQYQMGNGNPHFGRNNAIMQAQVQSLSQSDMKDIAAYVESLNGDLVQKK; encoded by the coding sequence ATGAATAAGCCCCAACAGGCACTCCACACGGTGTTCAAGGCTGCATGCGCGTCGGCGGCAGTGATCGGTCTGGTTGCAGCGAACCTGGCACACGCAGCAGACGCCGGCAACGGCAAGGTGCTGGCGGACAGCCACAACTGCGCGGCTTGTCACGGTGTGAACCTGAACAAGCCGGTAAGCCCGGAATATCCGAAGCTCGCTGGTCAGCATTCCGATTACGTCTACTGGTCGCTGCGTCAATACCAGATGGGCAACGGCAATCCGCACTTCGGTCGCAACAACGCGATCATGCAGGCGCAAGTGCAAAGCCTGTCGCAAAGCGACATGAAAGACATCGCAGCCTATGTCGAATCGCTGAACGGCGATCTGGTGCAGAAGAAGTAA